ATATGCATGTGCAGGAACAGCAGGGTGGGGCTTGGGGAGCATGAAGACCCCAGGCTGGAGATCAGAGGCTGAGGTCCCCCTCCACGTGACCTCATAGGTCTCGGAGGGAAGTTGGTAGGTTAGCAGGTAGCCCAGGTGAACTGGCCTTCTGGGTTCCTGGCTGCTGAGCCCCTGCCGCTttgttccccttcctcccctatCGGACACAGAGTTCAAGGCAGCCTTTGACATCTTTGTGCTGGGCGCCGAGGATGGCTGCATCAGCACCAAGGAGCTGGGCAAAGTGATGAGGATGCTGGGCCAGAACCCCACACCtgaggagctgcaggagatgaTTGATGAGGTGGATGAAGATGGTGAGCCCCTTTGCACCCCCCACCAACCCCGACCCAAGACCCATAGCACCCCCAGCTCACTGGGAacctgaatcccagctctgccacttgttaCTCTGTGCACTTAAAGAAGCTGTTTAGTCTGTCTGAGCCTTGgctgcctcatctataaaatgggcacaaggaccacacttgcctctcagagTTGGCATAAAGATGCAGTGAGAACACTGGGGTCTGGCGTCAAGGGCAGTGCCAGCCATTCTGACCATCCCTCTCGAATGGTTGTGCCACCCACCCCCAGGCAGCGGCACAGTAGACTTCGATGAATTCTTGGTCATGATGGTTCGGTGCATGAAGGATGACAGCAAAGGAAAGTCTGAGGAGGAGCTTTCTGACCTCTTCCGCATGTTTGACAAGTGAGTGTGACCCTTGACCTCTGACCCCCACTCtagcagagatggggagagggggaTAGTCTTGTGCCCTTCAGGCCTCAGTAAGGGAGTAGGCTGCCCCATCTCCCAGTggcccttccctgcccccccGGGGTCATGGTGGGGCTGCCTTTTCCCATCCATCCCCACAAACTGTGGGCTCTGAGACCCTCCTCACCCACTTGGCAGAAACGCTGATGGCTACATCGACTTGGAGGAGCTGAAGATAATGCTTCAGGCTACTGGTGAGACCATCACAGAGGACGACATTGAGGAGCTCATGAAGGACGGTGACAAGAACAACGACGGCCGCATTGACTATGATGGTGAGTGGGGGTGGCGCTGGATCCCCTGCTGCCCatgccctgcccagcccccaccgCTGACCTCCGTCTGCCCCTCTCTCCACAGAGTTCCTGGAGTTCATGAAGGGGGTGGAGTAGACACTGATCTACGCCCAGAGCTGCCTGTGCCACCTTCCAACTCCAGCTGGGCCCCGGGGTGGGGGTAGGAGCCCGGGGTCCCCAGGGTGTGAACTTGGGCCCTCCCTGACTACCTCTCCCAGCCCTGTCCTGGGGAATGCAAATAAAGCCCTGCTCCCTGGAGGCCTAGTGTCTGGCTTTCATTCCCGACTTTTCTGCAGGGTTCACGCCAGCTCATGCTCTCACCATCCTGCCTTCTGCAGGAGGGGTTAGATTAGATCAGAGACCACCACGCTCCA
The genomic region above belongs to Camelus bactrianus isolate YW-2024 breed Bactrian camel chromosome 17, ASM4877302v1, whole genome shotgun sequence and contains:
- the TNNC1 gene encoding troponin C, slow skeletal and cardiac muscles is translated as MDDIYKAAVEQLTEEQKNEFKAAFDIFVLGAEDGCISTKELGKVMRMLGQNPTPEELQEMIDEVDEDGSGTVDFDEFLVMMVRCMKDDSKGKSEEELSDLFRMFDKNADGYIDLEELKIMLQATGETITEDDIEELMKDGDKNNDGRIDYDEFLEFMKGVE